In Paraflavitalea devenefica, the following are encoded in one genomic region:
- a CDS encoding class I SAM-dependent methyltransferase translates to MSGSTTAIKSEVNYEEWYHKERHNTHFNDDYYNARADIAVKKFFAGIVKPEDRLLDFGCGLGQNIYRMPNAEGYDISNFGIEFCQRKGIKATTNMDAVPNEAFDVVFTAHVLEHHPHPKTMIEDMRSKLKKGKTLILVIPFERHGKGQFQLDLNQHLFAWNFQAINNLLLTNGFEILENRYLRGAGYNRLLPLAKINFGLYRWATNTLSVLAGIKEMMVVARKL, encoded by the coding sequence ATGAGCGGGTCAACAACTGCAATCAAAAGTGAAGTAAACTACGAAGAGTGGTATCATAAAGAGCGGCATAATACGCACTTTAATGATGATTATTATAATGCCCGGGCCGACATAGCCGTGAAGAAGTTCTTTGCGGGCATTGTTAAACCGGAAGACCGCCTGCTGGACTTTGGCTGCGGATTGGGACAAAATATTTACCGCATGCCCAATGCCGAGGGTTATGATATCTCCAACTTTGGTATTGAGTTTTGCCAGCGCAAAGGCATCAAGGCCACTACCAATATGGATGCAGTGCCCAATGAAGCTTTCGATGTGGTATTTACCGCGCACGTACTGGAGCATCACCCCCACCCCAAAACGATGATCGAAGACATGCGGTCAAAGCTGAAGAAGGGAAAAACATTGATCCTGGTGATCCCGTTTGAACGTCATGGTAAGGGCCAGTTCCAGTTGGACCTGAATCAACACCTCTTTGCGTGGAACTTCCAGGCGATCAACAACCTGTTGCTCACCAATGGTTTTGAAATACTGGAAAACCGCTACCTGCGCGGCGCCGGCTACAATAGATTGTTACCGCTGGCCAAGATCAACTTTGGTCTTTACCGCTGGGCTACCAATACCTTGTCGGTATTGGCAGGCATCAAGGAAATGATGGTAGTAGCGCGGAAATTGTAA
- a CDS encoding carboxylesterase family protein, giving the protein MQKIFFALLLLYGTTNAIAQSNTDWVKAAFIRQNDTLRYRILYPLNYDAARKYPLILLLHGAGERGSDNEAQLVHGSKLFADPANRQRYPAIVIFPQCPRNDFWARIERDPNRKDSLNGLYYPSDRPIGTALGLVSQLLDSLVAAQKVNTKKIYVGGLSMGGMGTFEILWRKAGFFAAAFPICGGGDPAKVSMYGRKFPIWVFHGDKDNVVLPSHSRVMVGALKAAGAKVKYSEYPGVGHNSWDNAFAEPDLLKWLFKQKKK; this is encoded by the coding sequence ATGCAAAAGATATTTTTCGCGCTGCTCCTGCTATATGGAACAACCAACGCTATCGCTCAATCTAATACCGACTGGGTAAAAGCAGCATTTATACGCCAGAACGATACTTTACGATACAGGATATTATACCCGCTGAATTATGATGCGGCCAGGAAGTACCCGCTGATCTTATTGCTCCACGGAGCCGGAGAAAGGGGTAGTGATAATGAAGCGCAGTTGGTGCATGGATCAAAGCTGTTTGCTGATCCGGCCAACCGGCAGCGCTATCCGGCCATCGTTATTTTCCCCCAATGCCCACGCAATGATTTCTGGGCAAGGATTGAACGTGACCCCAACCGGAAAGATTCCCTCAATGGTTTATACTATCCTTCCGACCGGCCCATTGGCACGGCCCTGGGCCTGGTGAGCCAGTTACTGGACTCCCTGGTAGCCGCCCAAAAAGTAAATACTAAAAAGATCTATGTAGGCGGCCTCTCGATGGGCGGCATGGGTACTTTTGAAATATTATGGCGTAAAGCCGGCTTCTTTGCTGCCGCCTTTCCCATTTGTGGTGGTGGCGACCCAGCCAAAGTGTCCATGTATGGCAGAAAGTTTCCCATTTGGGTATTCCATGGAGATAAAGACAATGTGGTGCTGCCCTCCCATTCCCGCGTGATGGTAGGCGCCTTAAAAGCAGCAGGGGCTAAAGTAAAATATTCCGAGTATCCCGGTGTAGGACATAACAGTTGGGACAATGCTTTTGCAGAGCCTGACCTGTTGAAGTGGTTGTTTAAGCAGAAGAAGAAATAG
- the tgt gene encoding tRNA guanosine(34) transglycosylase Tgt encodes MRPIMAVLQFELEATDQRSKARAGKIVTDHGEILTPIFMPVGTAGSVKAVSQQQLKEDVQAQIILGNTYHLYLRPGLEVLEQAGGLHHFNAWDRPILTDSGGYQVFSLAASRKITEEGVLFQSHIDGSRHLFTPENVMDIQRTIGADIIMAFDECPPYPSEYAYAKKSMELTHRWLDRCFTHFNNTPDKYGYTQNLFPIIQGSTFADLRRASSEYIASKNAAGNAIGGLSVGEPDNMMYEFCELCCDLLPVHKPRYLMGVGTPWNILECIALGVDMFDCVMPTRNGRNAMLFTSKGVINIDNKKWEKDYSPLDDGIDCAVSHHYSKAYLRHLMKAKEILGLTIASVHNLAFYLWLVKEARKHIQAGDFISWKNEQVHILQQRL; translated from the coding sequence TTGCGTCCCATTATGGCTGTTTTGCAATTTGAACTGGAGGCGACCGATCAGCGGTCCAAAGCCCGGGCAGGGAAAATAGTAACGGATCACGGAGAGATACTAACCCCCATCTTTATGCCGGTGGGTACGGCCGGCAGTGTAAAAGCGGTAAGCCAGCAGCAGTTGAAAGAAGATGTCCAGGCGCAGATCATCCTGGGCAATACCTATCACCTGTACCTGCGGCCGGGATTGGAGGTACTGGAACAGGCAGGAGGATTACACCACTTCAATGCCTGGGACAGGCCGATACTGACAGATAGCGGTGGCTACCAGGTTTTTTCACTGGCTGCCAGCCGTAAGATCACCGAAGAAGGCGTACTGTTCCAATCACACATTGATGGTTCACGGCATTTATTCACCCCTGAGAATGTGATGGACATACAACGGACCATCGGGGCCGATATCATCATGGCCTTTGACGAATGCCCGCCATACCCCAGTGAATACGCCTATGCAAAAAAGTCCATGGAACTGACGCACCGCTGGCTCGACCGGTGTTTCACCCATTTCAACAATACCCCCGATAAATATGGCTATACGCAAAACCTGTTTCCCATCATACAGGGCAGTACGTTTGCTGATCTGCGCAGGGCTTCCAGTGAATACATCGCTTCCAAAAATGCAGCGGGCAATGCCATTGGCGGACTGAGTGTGGGTGAACCGGATAATATGATGTATGAGTTCTGCGAATTGTGTTGCGACCTGTTGCCGGTGCACAAGCCCCGCTACCTCATGGGTGTGGGCACTCCCTGGAATATACTGGAGTGTATAGCGCTGGGCGTGGATATGTTTGATTGTGTAATGCCTACGCGCAATGGGCGCAATGCCATGCTGTTCACCTCTAAAGGGGTGATCAATATCGACAATAAGAAATGGGAAAAAGATTATTCACCATTGGATGATGGTATTGATTGCGCCGTAAGCCATCATTACTCCAAAGCCTACCTGCGGCATTTGATGAAAGCCAAAGAGATACTGGGACTTACCATTGCCAGTGTGCACAACCTGGCTTTTTACCTGTGGCTGGTAAAAGAAGCGCGCAAGCATATACAGGCAGGTGACTTTATAAGCTGGAAGAATGAGCAGGTACATATCCTGCAGCAACGGTTATAA
- a CDS encoding glycosyltransferase yields the protein MAFLSLIDWWQVIFYVFCLVAFIQLLYYWIIFQRLAYFKPSEKIKSQQHPVSVIVCARDEAANLAKNLPGVLVQTYPTTHEVIVVNHNSQDETRYLLEEFKKTFKNLHIVNLEQEAKGIPGKKYPLSIGIKEAHHEILLLTDADCVPASESWMQKMQDAYGEGTEIVLGYGAYHKQPGVLNKLIRFETFHSALQYLSFALAGMPYMGVGRNLSYKKGLFFANKGFSSINHVLSGDDDLFINRVAKKDNTAIAIDQEAITLSAPKKTFGDWWRQKNRHFTTGKFYKPTHRFLLGLYSLTHFLFYPLLIVSALFYDWRISLGIFLVRCLSQAIIYYKAMNKLHEKDLFAWWWLLDIWMFIYYCIFAPALWKKPRKNWH from the coding sequence ATGGCCTTTTTGTCATTAATTGACTGGTGGCAAGTAATCTTTTATGTGTTTTGCCTTGTAGCCTTTATTCAATTACTTTATTACTGGATCATCTTTCAGCGGCTGGCTTATTTCAAACCTTCTGAAAAGATAAAATCACAGCAGCATCCTGTAAGCGTTATTGTCTGCGCCCGGGATGAAGCAGCCAACCTCGCCAAGAACCTGCCGGGGGTATTGGTGCAAACCTATCCTACCACGCATGAGGTGATCGTGGTAAACCACAATAGCCAGGATGAAACCCGTTACCTGCTGGAAGAGTTCAAAAAGACTTTTAAGAATCTCCATATTGTAAACCTGGAACAGGAAGCCAAGGGCATTCCGGGTAAAAAATATCCCCTCTCCATCGGTATTAAGGAAGCCCATCATGAAATACTGCTGCTGACAGATGCCGACTGTGTGCCGGCCTCTGAAAGCTGGATGCAGAAGATGCAGGATGCGTATGGAGAAGGAACTGAGATCGTATTGGGTTATGGCGCCTATCATAAGCAGCCCGGGGTACTCAATAAGCTTATCCGCTTTGAGACTTTCCACTCAGCCCTGCAATACCTTTCCTTTGCGCTGGCCGGTATGCCCTATATGGGCGTAGGCCGCAACCTCTCTTATAAAAAGGGCTTGTTCTTTGCCAATAAAGGTTTCTCGTCTATTAACCACGTTTTAAGCGGTGATGATGACCTGTTTATTAACCGCGTGGCCAAAAAGGATAATACGGCCATTGCGATTGACCAGGAAGCCATTACGCTTTCCGCGCCCAAGAAAACCTTTGGCGATTGGTGGCGGCAAAAGAACCGGCATTTTACTACCGGCAAGTTTTATAAACCTACCCATCGTTTCCTGCTGGGCCTGTATTCTTTAACGCATTTCCTCTTTTACCCGCTGCTGATTGTCAGCGCCCTGTTTTATGACTGGCGCATCAGCCTGGGTATCTTCCTGGTACGTTGTTTGAGCCAGGCCATTATCTACTATAAGGCAATGAATAAGCTCCATGAGAAGGATCTTTTTGCCTGGTGGTGGCTGCTGGATATCTGGATGTTCATTTATTATTGCATCTTTGCGCCGGCATTATGGAAAAAACCCAGGAAAAACTGGCACTGA
- the rsmG gene encoding 16S rRNA (guanine(527)-N(7))-methyltransferase RsmG — MEKTQEKLALITKYFGDFTPAQLEQLGALEALYTDWNSKINVVSRKDMDSLYEKHVLHSLSIAAAFEWAPGTEVVDLGTGGGFPGIPLAIFYPEVRFHLVDSIGKKIKVVQAVSEALGLKNVTAQHSRIEDIKNRKFDFVVSRAVAPLQHLWQWSRPLLKKPSTTQHRNPGLICLKGGDLAAEIAESGCKPTVLEMYEIFPEEYFKEKYLLFVPFT; from the coding sequence ATGGAAAAAACCCAGGAAAAACTGGCACTGATCACTAAGTATTTTGGTGATTTTACTCCCGCCCAACTGGAGCAGTTAGGGGCACTGGAAGCATTGTATACAGACTGGAACAGCAAGATCAATGTCGTATCCCGCAAGGACATGGACAGCCTGTATGAAAAACATGTATTACACTCCCTCAGTATAGCAGCCGCCTTTGAATGGGCGCCGGGTACAGAAGTGGTAGACTTAGGTACCGGTGGTGGTTTCCCGGGCATCCCCCTGGCCATCTTTTATCCGGAAGTGCGTTTCCACCTGGTGGATAGTATTGGAAAAAAGATCAAAGTAGTGCAGGCTGTCAGTGAAGCACTGGGACTGAAGAATGTAACTGCCCAACATAGCCGCATTGAAGATATTAAGAACCGGAAATTTGATTTCGTGGTATCACGGGCGGTGGCCCCGTTGCAGCATCTCTGGCAATGGTCCAGGCCTTTGCTGAAGAAGCCTTCCACCACTCAACACCGTAATCCTGGCCTGATATGCCTGAAAGGTGGTGATCTTGCTGCTGAAATAGCTGAAAGCGGTTGCAAACCAACTGTTTTAGAGATGTATGAGATATTTCCGGAAGAATATTTCAAAGAGAAATACCTTTTATTCGTTCCCTTCACTTAG
- a CDS encoding response regulator codes for MDISICIVDDNKDIRSALEQIILMSDGYQLLGSVGSAEEAMQQIPLLSPDIVLMDINLGEGESGIDCVRHLKAEHPDILFMMCTVYEDDEKIFEALTAGASGYILKKTAPHKLLEAIRELQEGGAPMSSQIARKVVGAFMHNKPVEKEAPEASSLSVLSNREKEILELLARGMLYKEIAASLFISQETVRKHVYHIYEKLHVNNRVEAINKFFGR; via the coding sequence ATGGATATTAGCATTTGCATAGTTGACGATAATAAGGATATCCGCTCAGCATTGGAACAAATCATCCTCATGTCTGACGGGTACCAGTTATTGGGAAGTGTTGGTTCTGCGGAAGAAGCCATGCAACAGATCCCTTTGTTGAGCCCCGATATTGTTTTAATGGACATTAACCTGGGGGAAGGAGAAAGTGGTATTGATTGTGTGCGGCACCTGAAAGCCGAGCATCCGGACATTCTTTTCATGATGTGTACTGTGTACGAAGATGATGAGAAGATATTTGAAGCCCTGACTGCCGGCGCCAGCGGATACATTCTAAAGAAAACAGCTCCCCATAAACTGTTGGAAGCCATCAGGGAATTGCAGGAAGGCGGCGCTCCTATGAGCAGCCAGATCGCCCGTAAAGTGGTCGGTGCTTTCATGCATAATAAACCGGTGGAAAAAGAGGCTCCGGAAGCCTCCTCCCTCAGCGTACTTTCCAACCGTGAAAAGGAAATACTGGAATTACTGGCCAGGGGCATGTTGTACAAAGAGATAGCAGCCAGCCTGTTCATCAGCCAGGAAACCGTACGGAAACATGTGTACCACATCTATGAGAAGTTACACGTGAACAACCGGGTGGAAGCGATCAACAAATTCTTTGGACGTTAA
- a CDS encoding DUF1801 domain-containing protein: protein MAKTKTTQTDRPVKDFISEVDNETKRDDSYQLIEIFKELTGFEPKMWGPSIVGFGSYHYKYASGHEGDAPLAGFSPRKDALAIYLATDFNKKEELLKELGKHKMSVACLYVKKLEDIKLPVLKKLITNSVAHIKKLYPDK from the coding sequence ATGGCAAAAACGAAAACAACACAAACCGACCGCCCTGTAAAAGACTTTATCAGTGAAGTGGACAACGAAACCAAACGGGATGACAGTTATCAGTTGATTGAGATATTCAAAGAGCTCACCGGTTTTGAGCCGAAGATGTGGGGACCTTCCATTGTTGGTTTCGGAAGCTATCATTATAAATATGCAAGTGGTCATGAAGGGGATGCGCCTTTAGCAGGCTTTTCGCCCAGGAAGGATGCGTTGGCTATCTACCTGGCCACAGACTTTAATAAGAAAGAAGAACTGCTGAAGGAATTGGGAAAACACAAGATGAGTGTGGCATGCCTCTACGTCAAAAAGCTGGAAGATATAAAGCTGCCTGTATTGAAAAAGCTCATCACGAATTCAGTGGCGCATATAAAGAAGCTATATCCTGACAAATAA
- a CDS encoding VOC family protein: MTQSTLHPVVHFEIGCKDLAKTTAFYTELFGWTPTGIPMASLLNTNATEGIQGHITSLGHEPHHYTTFYIQVEDINHHLQKIAAAGGTKLVGPVTLPDGKQFAWFKDPEGNMVGLVTK; encoded by the coding sequence ATGACGCAATCAACCCTGCATCCGGTAGTACACTTTGAGATCGGCTGTAAAGACCTGGCCAAAACCACTGCTTTCTATACGGAGCTATTTGGATGGACACCCACCGGCATACCCATGGCCTCCCTGTTAAATACCAATGCTACAGAAGGCATACAGGGGCATATCACTTCATTGGGGCATGAGCCGCATCATTATACCACCTTCTATATCCAGGTAGAAGATATCAACCACCATTTGCAAAAGATAGCAGCAGCCGGTGGTACAAAGCTGGTAGGCCCGGTTACCCTGCCGGATGGGAAGCAGTTTGCCTGGTTTAAAGATCCTGAAGGGAATATGGTAGGATTAGTGACAAAGTGA
- a CDS encoding helix-turn-helix domain-containing protein, with amino-acid sequence MPFKVYIPRGILKDFVGSIVFMDTHGTGVAFQRAWQVIIINVGSNFSTSDVYTSSPRKQELTDTVWINGKQDNTFMLENTGVMAMYAIGLKPGMLPYLANLPAMETNDLAVSAEHWTSREIFNLREQLLACRDVHQGFLLIEKYLTALLLKRDLPNLPKVKWLDTAIHTSSVNEICRALGVTRKKLRSDTQHYFGDSVKNIQGILRFNNTLSAIAHNSHQSLSAVHDYYDQAHFINDFIARAGITPLQYKKLCLQYPDIKYTPNFIPVARETFLQFISG; translated from the coding sequence ATGCCGTTTAAAGTATATATTCCCCGGGGCATATTGAAAGACTTTGTGGGTTCTATCGTTTTCATGGATACCCATGGAACAGGCGTGGCTTTTCAGCGTGCCTGGCAGGTGATCATTATTAATGTAGGTTCCAACTTCAGTACGTCGGATGTATATACTTCCTCACCGCGCAAACAGGAGCTAACTGATACGGTATGGATCAACGGAAAGCAGGATAACACGTTCATGCTGGAAAACACTGGTGTGATGGCCATGTACGCGATCGGTCTGAAGCCGGGCATGTTGCCTTACCTGGCCAACCTGCCTGCCATGGAGACCAATGACCTGGCAGTAAGCGCCGAACACTGGACCTCCAGGGAAATATTTAACCTGCGGGAACAATTGCTGGCATGCAGGGATGTTCATCAGGGATTTTTACTCATTGAAAAATACCTGACAGCCCTGCTGCTTAAGCGTGATCTTCCCAACCTGCCAAAAGTGAAATGGCTGGATACAGCGATCCATACTTCTTCGGTCAATGAAATTTGCCGGGCGCTGGGCGTTACCCGCAAGAAATTACGGAGCGATACCCAACATTATTTTGGTGATTCAGTGAAGAATATACAGGGCATTCTACGGTTTAATAATACCTTATCTGCCATAGCCCATAACAGTCACCAATCGCTTTCTGCGGTGCACGATTATTATGACCAGGCGCACTTTATCAATGATTTTATAGCCCGTGCCGGTATTACACCGTTGCAATACAAAAAGCTCTGTCTCCAATACCCCGATATAAAGTACACCCCCAACTTTATCCCTGTAGCGCGGGAAACATTTTTACAATTTATTTCCGGGTAA
- a CDS encoding M1 family metallopeptidase: MRNYTLLMAGLFAVTAAMAQPDRWQQRVKYVMDINMDVNTNRFTGKQKLEYTNNSPDTLTKVFYHLYWNAFQPNSMMDARSEELGKMRINGRSDWDGRVRDRIANLKPDEIGYQKIISLKMNGVAQQYKVQETILEVILSKPILPKSKVVFDMDFETQVPVQIRRSGRDNPTTGVRYSMSQWYPKLCEYDYEGWHPTPYIAREFYGVWGDFEVKITIDKSYLIGGTGYLQNPNQIGYGYEAPGTKVTRPAGDKLTWHFVAPNVHDFMWAADPEYAHITRTIANGPVIHVIYNKDEKQIRKQYDALTEASKARYGSDFQKYLSSYDDQWTRIADAAVTVLPFIEKKFGAYPYKQYTFIHGGDGGMEYPMGTLIVSASLGTAFHEWMHTWYQMLLGTNESEYAWMDEGFTSYAESLVTEYYQAVTKNQVTQSEVGTGPRKTQVVDSLTKSSSFLGRENPHHSAYQGYFALAKSGLEEPLTTHADHFETNFAYSIASYAKGEVFMEQLGYIVGAAVRDKILLEYYNQWRFKHPNANDLIRIAEKVSGLQLDWYREYFVNTTKTIDYGIDSVWEEGGKTKVRLERVGKMPMPVDLYIAYKDGSRSIAYIPQYLMFGEKKPEVAAIPTKTYEAWKWTHPAYVVEVDRKLADVKSIEIDPTQRMADTDRRNNKKELQ; encoded by the coding sequence ATGAGAAACTACACGCTTTTAATGGCTGGCCTTTTTGCTGTAACAGCAGCCATGGCACAGCCGGACCGCTGGCAGCAGCGGGTAAAGTATGTTATGGACATCAATATGGATGTCAATACCAACCGGTTTACCGGAAAGCAAAAACTGGAATACACCAATAACTCTCCCGATACATTAACGAAGGTGTTCTATCATCTGTACTGGAATGCTTTTCAGCCCAACAGTATGATGGATGCCCGCAGTGAAGAGCTGGGGAAGATGAGAATTAATGGCCGGTCCGACTGGGATGGTCGTGTACGTGACCGTATTGCCAACCTGAAACCCGATGAGATCGGTTACCAGAAGATCATCTCCCTCAAAATGAATGGGGTGGCGCAACAGTACAAAGTGCAGGAAACGATCCTCGAAGTAATACTGAGCAAGCCCATCCTGCCTAAGTCGAAAGTAGTGTTTGACATGGATTTTGAAACCCAGGTGCCTGTGCAGATCCGGCGCAGCGGCAGGGATAATCCCACTACAGGTGTGCGCTATTCCATGAGCCAGTGGTATCCCAAATTATGCGAGTATGATTATGAAGGCTGGCATCCTACACCCTATATAGCCCGTGAGTTTTATGGCGTATGGGGCGACTTTGAGGTAAAGATCACCATCGATAAAAGCTACCTGATCGGTGGTACCGGCTACCTGCAAAACCCTAACCAGATAGGTTATGGTTATGAAGCGCCCGGTACTAAGGTGACCAGGCCCGCAGGTGATAAACTGACCTGGCATTTTGTGGCGCCCAATGTGCATGACTTCATGTGGGCGGCTGATCCCGAGTATGCACACATCACCCGCACCATTGCCAATGGCCCGGTGATCCATGTGATCTATAACAAAGATGAAAAACAGATCAGGAAACAATATGATGCGCTTACGGAAGCCAGCAAAGCCCGTTATGGCAGCGATTTTCAAAAATACCTGAGCAGTTATGATGATCAATGGACACGCATTGCCGATGCTGCTGTAACAGTATTGCCCTTTATAGAAAAGAAGTTTGGCGCCTATCCCTATAAGCAATACACCTTTATACATGGCGGTGACGGGGGCATGGAATACCCTATGGGTACGCTGATCGTGAGCGCCAGCCTGGGCACGGCCTTTCATGAATGGATGCATACCTGGTACCAGATGCTACTGGGCACCAATGAATCGGAGTATGCCTGGATGGATGAAGGCTTTACCAGCTATGCAGAATCGCTGGTGACTGAATATTACCAGGCGGTAACTAAAAACCAGGTGACGCAATCGGAGGTAGGCACCGGCCCCCGTAAAACACAGGTAGTAGACTCCCTTACTAAAAGCAGCAGCTTCCTGGGCAGGGAGAATCCGCACCACAGCGCTTACCAAGGATATTTTGCCCTGGCAAAGAGCGGACTGGAAGAACCGCTTACCACCCATGCCGATCATTTTGAGACCAACTTTGCCTACAGCATTGCTTCTTATGCAAAAGGAGAAGTGTTTATGGAGCAGTTGGGTTATATAGTAGGCGCCGCAGTACGTGATAAGATATTACTGGAATATTACAACCAATGGCGGTTTAAACACCCTAATGCAAATGACCTGATACGCATAGCAGAAAAGGTGAGTGGCCTGCAACTGGACTGGTACCGGGAATATTTTGTGAATACTACCAAGACCATTGATTATGGTATTGACTCTGTGTGGGAAGAGGGTGGTAAAACAAAGGTCCGCCTGGAGCGGGTGGGCAAAATGCCCATGCCGGTAGACCTGTATATTGCGTATAAGGATGGCAGCCGGTCCATCGCTTACATTCCCCAGTACCTTATGTTTGGTGAAAAGAAACCGGAAGTTGCTGCTATTCCCACCAAAACTTATGAAGCCTGGAAATGGACACATCCTGCCTATGTGGTAGAAGTTGATCGCAAACTGGCAGATGTGAAATCCATTGAGATTGATCCTACCCAACGTATGGCCGATACAGACCGCAGGAACAATAAAAAGGAGCTGCAGTAA
- a CDS encoding PepSY-like domain-containing protein, which translates to MKRVIPFLSFVLCLALTNNVLAQVRSVPATVTEAFKTKYPSASNVEWKDKLSGFVAEFDDNGGHYEARFNNKAVWQYTEQVIGESALPDAVKDGFNKSKWAEWKIDNVTKIELPGDKVQYRLHVVKSDLQKKNLLFNSEGRLLKDNITL; encoded by the coding sequence ATGAAAAGAGTAATCCCCTTCTTGTCCTTTGTATTGTGTTTGGCATTGACCAATAACGTGTTGGCCCAGGTACGCAGCGTTCCAGCTACGGTGACCGAAGCTTTCAAGACCAAATATCCCAGCGCTTCCAATGTAGAATGGAAAGATAAATTATCCGGATTCGTAGCTGAATTTGATGACAATGGCGGCCATTATGAAGCCCGTTTCAACAATAAGGCCGTATGGCAATATACAGAGCAGGTCATTGGAGAAAGTGCCTTACCCGATGCGGTAAAGGATGGTTTCAATAAAAGTAAATGGGCCGAATGGAAGATAGATAATGTAACAAAGATCGAATTACCCGGCGATAAGGTCCAGTATCGCCTGCATGTGGTAAAGAGCGACCTGCAGAAAAAGAACCTGCTGTTTAACAGTGAGGGCCGTCTGTTGAAAGATAACATTACCTTATAG
- the rsmI gene encoding 16S rRNA (cytidine(1402)-2'-O)-methyltransferase produces the protein MLYIVPTPIGNLQDITLRALEVLKKVDLILAEDTRTTIKLLNHYQVIRPLSPYHQHNEHLVLQHLINQLMEGKTMALVSDAGTPGISDPAFLLVRECIKVGVKVECLPGSTAFVPALVNSGLPANRFAFEGFLPQKKGRQTMFKKLAEEERTMIFYESPHRLVKTLEEMAQYFGAGRLCSVSRELTKVYEENARGTLQEVSEHFKKKEVKGEIVIVVAGKEI, from the coding sequence GTGCTATATATCGTTCCCACACCCATCGGTAACCTGCAGGATATTACCCTGCGTGCGCTGGAAGTGCTAAAAAAGGTTGACCTGATACTGGCCGAGGACACACGTACTACCATCAAATTACTGAATCATTACCAGGTGATACGGCCCCTGTCGCCCTATCACCAGCATAATGAGCACCTGGTATTGCAGCATCTCATCAATCAATTGATGGAAGGCAAGACCATGGCCCTGGTATCGGATGCCGGCACACCCGGTATTTCAGACCCGGCCTTCCTGCTGGTGCGGGAATGTATCAAGGTAGGCGTGAAGGTAGAATGCCTGCCCGGTTCCACCGCCTTTGTGCCTGCACTGGTGAATAGCGGGCTGCCTGCCAACCGTTTTGCATTCGAAGGCTTTTTACCCCAGAAAAAAGGGCGGCAAACGATGTTTAAAAAGCTGGCCGAAGAAGAGCGTACCATGATCTTTTATGAATCGCCTCACCGCCTGGTGAAAACGCTGGAAGAAATGGCCCAGTATTTCGGCGCCGGCCGCCTGTGCAGCGTAAGCCGCGAACTGACCAAGGTATATGAAGAGAATGCACGTGGCACTTTACAGGAAGTAAGTGAACATTTTAAGAAGAAAGAGGTTAAAGGAGAGATCGTAATTGTAGTAGCGGGAAAAGAGATTTAA
- the purS gene encoding phosphoribosylformylglycinamidine synthase subunit PurS gives MTYNVQVTVMPLKELLDPQGKAVMGGLQNLGLNTVQDVRIGKNITLQVEANNPEEAKKIAEEASKKLLANPVMEYFEVAVN, from the coding sequence ATGACGTATAATGTTCAGGTTACCGTAATGCCGCTGAAAGAATTACTGGATCCACAAGGCAAAGCCGTGATGGGCGGATTACAAAACCTGGGATTGAACACTGTGCAGGATGTGCGCATCGGAAAGAACATCACTTTACAGGTAGAAGCCAACAACCCCGAAGAGGCTAAAAAGATAGCGGAAGAAGCATCTAAAAAATTACTGGCCAACCCGGTAATGGAATACTTTGAAGTAGCTGTTAATTAG